Proteins from a genomic interval of Gossypium hirsutum isolate 1008001.06 chromosome A09, Gossypium_hirsutum_v2.1, whole genome shotgun sequence:
- the LOC107939315 gene encoding protein FAR1-RELATED SEQUENCE 5 isoform X1 has translation MNKDDDDLGGPHEEDPDNRARTSDQLDLNVEQECRRPKVNHVDSTHSNLPSKVETNADGVLRVGVEFESDEHAYRFYNKYARLSGFSVRKDWINRSKIHGQVVSRKFTCSKEGYRRKDQGDVIVKKHRKETRTGCLAHMIITRKPNGKYRVSHFEANHNHDNITPYNGRALQLQKDPCFVHASETEQPNNLETQNPAFDLTSKILVRESLDCLTVDYVNHLRSERVRDMKEGEAGCLLHYFQKQHFENPSFFYAIQLDINDRVSNIFWTDDNMVVDYNYFGDVVLLDMRFRTNKDYKPFVQFIGVNHHNHALIFSAALLYDDTVESLRWLFHTFLEAMSGKKPKVILTDQDATVVEAVGSILPETDHHICVYQMHQNTLKHLSHIVKDADAFSNDFRSCIYDHNDEDDFIHAWEAMLDKYNLKQNEWLRWMYREKEKWAVVYGKNRFFIDMKCSHLGESLSNKLRSYLNADQDVLQFFKHFERVMDEQRHKEIKATHKMSHCKPELMGNVILLKHASEIYTPKAFEVFQHEYEQCLNVVANQCSQNGYLSEYKVNTFGKSQEYIVTFDSSDDSVICSCMKFEYVGFLCSHALRVLDHRNITVVPSRYILRRWTKDARIGCAQDDSDFIIQENPKLVAARRYRDMCRSILNLSARAAESYDAFHFASRQLNETIEGVEKILAQKAEDAQVIASSSSAASASDSENVEIFLDGNAIDDQEKSCRRQSKKENEATERHRHKQKSILQRGLKNRRIQNEGSNSPNTITCISSSSPTNVSPQASVSAPVMQRLFNFEANQVVQCIDQESNLGIEQTPHAEVYQNPNFYTDQHGSPNQTQLLQDERLIHGTYHDSVSNCCQLRQAMELDIQPSHSSSFLLYDDRDRTY, from the exons ATGAATAAGGATGATGATGACTTGGGTGGTCCTCATGAGGAGGACCCGGATAATAGAGCTCGAACATCCGACCAATTGGACTTGAATGTAGAGCAGGAGTGTCGCCGCCCAAAAGTGAACCATGTCGATTCCACTCATTCCAATCTTCCCTCAAAAGTGGAAACTAATGCTGATGGTGTACTAAGAGTTGGAGTAGAATTTGAATCCGACGAACATGCCTACAGATTTTACAATAAATATGCTAGGCTGTCAGGTTTTAGTGTTCGGAAAGATTGGATAAACAGGAGTAAGATACATGGTCAGGTGGTTTCTAGAAAGTTTACATGTTCAAAAGAAGGTTACAGGCGGAAAGACCAAGGAGATGTTATTGTAAAGAAGCACAGGAAGGAAACAAGGACTGGTTGCTTGGCACATATGATCATTACCCGCAAACCTAATGGTAAATACCGGGTTAGTCATTTTGAAGCAAACCACAATCATGATAATATAACCCCTTACAATGGTCGTGCATTACAATTGCAGAAGGACCCGTGCTTTGTTCATGCTTCTGAAACCGAGCAGCCTAACAATTTAGAAACACAAAACCCTGCCTTTGATTTGACGAGTAAAATCTTAGTGCGTGAATCTCTTGACTGTCTTACTGTGGATTATGTCAATCACCTAAGATCTGAAAGGGTGAGAGATATGAAAGAGGGAGAGGCAGGTTGTTTGTTGCATTATTTTCAGAAGCAGCACTTTGAAAATCCATCATTCTTTTACGCAATACAGCTTGATATTAATGATAGGGTAAGCAACATATTTTGGACTGATGATAATATGGTTGTGGACTACAATTATTTTGGTGATGTGGTTCTTTTGGACATGAGATTTCGAACAAACAAAGACTATAAGCCATTTGTACAGTTTATAGGTGTTAACCATCATAATCATGCTCTGATCTTTTCTGCAGCACTTCTTTACGATGATACTGTTGAATCTCTTAGGTGGTTATTTCATACTTTTTTAGAAGCAATGTCTGGGAAGAAGCCGAAGGTCATTCTCACTGATCAAGATGCAACAGTTGTTGAAGCAGTTGGTTCTATCCTACCAGAAACAGATCACCATATATGTGTCTATCAGATGCACCAGAATACCCTAAAACACCTTAGCCACATAGTGAAGGATGCTGATGCCTTTTCCAATGATTTTAGAAGTTGTATTTATGATCACAATGATGAGGATGATTTCATTCATGCTTGGGAAGCTATGCTAGATAAATATAACCTCAAGCAAAATGAGTGGTTGAGGTGGATGTATCGAGAAAAGGAGAAATGGGCTGTGGTATATGGCAAGAATAGATTTTTTATTGACATGAAATGTTCACATTTAGGTGAGAGCTTATCTAACAAGTTGAGAAGTTATCTCAACGCTGACCAGGATGTGCTTCAATTTTTCAAGCACTTTGAGAGGGTGATGGATGAGCAACGCCACAAAGAAATCAAAGCTACTCATAAAATGAGCCACTGCAAGCCAGAATTGATGGGCAATGTGATTTTGTTAAAGCATGCAAGTGAAATCTATACACCAAAGGCATTTGAAGTATTTCAGCATGAGTATGAACAGTGTTTGAATGTTGTTGCTAATCAGTGTAGTCAAAATGGATATTTATCTGAATACAAAGTTAATACTTTCGGAAAAAGTCAAGAATATATTGTAACATTTGATTCTTCAGATGATTCAGTCATTTGCAGTTGTATGAAGTTTGAATATGTTGGGTTTCTTTGTAGTCATGCACTAAGAGTGCTTGATCATAGGAATATAACGGTGGTTCCGTCCCGATATATATTAAGGAGATGGACGAAAGATGCAAGGATTGGATGTGCTCAAGACGATAGTGATTTTATCATACAAGAAAATCCTAAGTTGGTAGCAGCAAGACGTTATAGAGATATGTGTCGTAGCATACTCAATTTGTCTGCCAGAGCAGCTGAATCTTATGATGCATTCCATTTTGCTTCAAGGCAACTGAATGAAACAATCGAAGGGGTGGAGAAGATCTTGGCACAAAAAGCTGAGGATGCTCAAGTTATTGCCTCAAGTAGCAGTGCTGCAAGTGCTTCCGATAGTGAAAACGTAGAGATTTTCCTAGATGGAAATGCCATTGATGACCAGGAAAAAAGTTGCAGAAGACAGAGTAAAAAGGAAAATGAGGCTACTGAGCGACATAGACATAAACAGAAAAGCATTTTGCAGAGAGGCTTGAAGAATAGAAGAATTCAGAATGAGGGATCAAACTCGCCAAACACAATTACCTGCATTTCTAGTTCCTCACCAACAAATGTTTCACCGCAAGCCTCTGTCTCTGCTCCTGTTATGCAG AGGTTATTCAACTTCGAAGCCAATCAAGTTGTCCAGTGCATAGACCAAGAGTCTAATTTGGGTATCGAGCAAACGCCCCATGCTGAAGTTTACCAAAATCCTAACTTCTATACAGATCAACATGGCTCGCCAAACCAAACTCAATTACTCCAG GACGAGCGTTTAATTCATGGCACTTACCATGATTCTGTGTCAAACTGCTGCCAGCTGAGGCAG GCTATGGAACTTGACATTCAACCTTCACATTCATCTTCATTTTTGCTTTATGATGACCGAGATAGAACTTATTGA
- the LOC107939315 gene encoding protein FAR1-RELATED SEQUENCE 9 isoform X3 — MKDPCFVHASETEQPNNLETQNPAFDLTSKILVRESLDCLTVDYVNHLRSERVRDMKEGEAGCLLHYFQKQHFENPSFFYAIQLDINDRVSNIFWTDDNMVVDYNYFGDVVLLDMRFRTNKDYKPFVQFIGVNHHNHALIFSAALLYDDTVESLRWLFHTFLEAMSGKKPKVILTDQDATVVEAVGSILPETDHHICVYQMHQNTLKHLSHIVKDADAFSNDFRSCIYDHNDEDDFIHAWEAMLDKYNLKQNEWLRWMYREKEKWAVVYGKNRFFIDMKCSHLGESLSNKLRSYLNADQDVLQFFKHFERVMDEQRHKEIKATHKMSHCKPELMGNVILLKHASEIYTPKAFEVFQHEYEQCLNVVANQCSQNGYLSEYKVNTFGKSQEYIVTFDSSDDSVICSCMKFEYVGFLCSHALRVLDHRNITVVPSRYILRRWTKDARIGCAQDDSDFIIQENPKLVAARRYRDMCRSILNLSARAAESYDAFHFASRQLNETIEGVEKILAQKAEDAQVIASSSSAASASDSENVEIFLDGNAIDDQEKSCRRQSKKENEATERHRHKQKSILQRGLKNRRIQNEGSNSPNTITCISSSSPTNVSPQASVSAPVMQRLFNFEANQVVQCIDQESNLGIEQTPHAEVYQNPNFYTDQHGSPNQTQLLQDERLIHGTYHDSVSNCCQLRQAMELDIQPSHSSSFLLYDDRDRTY, encoded by the exons ATG AAGGACCCGTGCTTTGTTCATGCTTCTGAAACCGAGCAGCCTAACAATTTAGAAACACAAAACCCTGCCTTTGATTTGACGAGTAAAATCTTAGTGCGTGAATCTCTTGACTGTCTTACTGTGGATTATGTCAATCACCTAAGATCTGAAAGGGTGAGAGATATGAAAGAGGGAGAGGCAGGTTGTTTGTTGCATTATTTTCAGAAGCAGCACTTTGAAAATCCATCATTCTTTTACGCAATACAGCTTGATATTAATGATAGGGTAAGCAACATATTTTGGACTGATGATAATATGGTTGTGGACTACAATTATTTTGGTGATGTGGTTCTTTTGGACATGAGATTTCGAACAAACAAAGACTATAAGCCATTTGTACAGTTTATAGGTGTTAACCATCATAATCATGCTCTGATCTTTTCTGCAGCACTTCTTTACGATGATACTGTTGAATCTCTTAGGTGGTTATTTCATACTTTTTTAGAAGCAATGTCTGGGAAGAAGCCGAAGGTCATTCTCACTGATCAAGATGCAACAGTTGTTGAAGCAGTTGGTTCTATCCTACCAGAAACAGATCACCATATATGTGTCTATCAGATGCACCAGAATACCCTAAAACACCTTAGCCACATAGTGAAGGATGCTGATGCCTTTTCCAATGATTTTAGAAGTTGTATTTATGATCACAATGATGAGGATGATTTCATTCATGCTTGGGAAGCTATGCTAGATAAATATAACCTCAAGCAAAATGAGTGGTTGAGGTGGATGTATCGAGAAAAGGAGAAATGGGCTGTGGTATATGGCAAGAATAGATTTTTTATTGACATGAAATGTTCACATTTAGGTGAGAGCTTATCTAACAAGTTGAGAAGTTATCTCAACGCTGACCAGGATGTGCTTCAATTTTTCAAGCACTTTGAGAGGGTGATGGATGAGCAACGCCACAAAGAAATCAAAGCTACTCATAAAATGAGCCACTGCAAGCCAGAATTGATGGGCAATGTGATTTTGTTAAAGCATGCAAGTGAAATCTATACACCAAAGGCATTTGAAGTATTTCAGCATGAGTATGAACAGTGTTTGAATGTTGTTGCTAATCAGTGTAGTCAAAATGGATATTTATCTGAATACAAAGTTAATACTTTCGGAAAAAGTCAAGAATATATTGTAACATTTGATTCTTCAGATGATTCAGTCATTTGCAGTTGTATGAAGTTTGAATATGTTGGGTTTCTTTGTAGTCATGCACTAAGAGTGCTTGATCATAGGAATATAACGGTGGTTCCGTCCCGATATATATTAAGGAGATGGACGAAAGATGCAAGGATTGGATGTGCTCAAGACGATAGTGATTTTATCATACAAGAAAATCCTAAGTTGGTAGCAGCAAGACGTTATAGAGATATGTGTCGTAGCATACTCAATTTGTCTGCCAGAGCAGCTGAATCTTATGATGCATTCCATTTTGCTTCAAGGCAACTGAATGAAACAATCGAAGGGGTGGAGAAGATCTTGGCACAAAAAGCTGAGGATGCTCAAGTTATTGCCTCAAGTAGCAGTGCTGCAAGTGCTTCCGATAGTGAAAACGTAGAGATTTTCCTAGATGGAAATGCCATTGATGACCAGGAAAAAAGTTGCAGAAGACAGAGTAAAAAGGAAAATGAGGCTACTGAGCGACATAGACATAAACAGAAAAGCATTTTGCAGAGAGGCTTGAAGAATAGAAGAATTCAGAATGAGGGATCAAACTCGCCAAACACAATTACCTGCATTTCTAGTTCCTCACCAACAAATGTTTCACCGCAAGCCTCTGTCTCTGCTCCTGTTATGCAG AGGTTATTCAACTTCGAAGCCAATCAAGTTGTCCAGTGCATAGACCAAGAGTCTAATTTGGGTATCGAGCAAACGCCCCATGCTGAAGTTTACCAAAATCCTAACTTCTATACAGATCAACATGGCTCGCCAAACCAAACTCAATTACTCCAG GACGAGCGTTTAATTCATGGCACTTACCATGATTCTGTGTCAAACTGCTGCCAGCTGAGGCAG GCTATGGAACTTGACATTCAACCTTCACATTCATCTTCATTTTTGCTTTATGATGACCGAGATAGAACTTATTGA
- the LOC107939315 gene encoding protein FAR1-RELATED SEQUENCE 5 isoform X2: MNKDDDDLGGPHEEDPDNRARTSDQLDLNVEQECRRPKVNHVDSTHSNLPSKVETNADGVLRVGVEFESDEHAYRFYNKYARLSGFSVRKDWINRSKIHGQVVSRKFTCSKEGYRRKDQGDVIVKKHRKETRTGCLAHMIITRKPNGKYRVSHFEANHNHDNITPYNGRALQLQKDPCFVHASETEQPNNLETQNPAFDLTSKILVRESLDCLTVDYVNHLRSERVRDMKEGEAGCLLHYFQKQHFENPSFFYAIQLDINDRVSNIFWTDDNMVVDYNYFGDVVLLDMRFRTNKDYKPFVQFIGVNHHNHALIFSAALLYDDTVESLRWLFHTFLEAMSGKKPKVILTDQDATVVEAVGSILPETDHHICVYQMHQNTLKHLSHIVKDADAFSNDFRSCIYDHNDEDDFIHAWEAMLDKYNLKQNEWLRWMYREKEKWAVVYGKNRFFIDMKCSHLGESLSNKLRSYLNADQDVLQFFKHFERVMDEQRHKEIKATHKMSHCKPELMGNVILLKHASEIYTPKAFEVFQHEYEQCLNVVANQCSQNGYLSEYKVNTFGKSQEYIVTFDSSDDSVICSCMKFEYVGFLCSHALRVLDHRNITVVPSRYILRRWTKDARIGCAQDDSDFIIQENPKLVAARRYRDMCRSILNLSARAAESYDAFHFASRQLNETIEGVEKILAQKAEDAQVIASSSSAASASDSENVEIFLDGNAIDDQEKSCRRQSKKENEATERHRHKQKSILQRGLKNRRIQNEGSNSPNTITCISSSSPTNVSPQASVSAPVMQRLFNFEANQVVQCIDQESNLGIEQTPHAEVYQNPNFYTDQHGSPNQTQLLQAMELDIQPSHSSSFLLYDDRDRTY, translated from the exons ATGAATAAGGATGATGATGACTTGGGTGGTCCTCATGAGGAGGACCCGGATAATAGAGCTCGAACATCCGACCAATTGGACTTGAATGTAGAGCAGGAGTGTCGCCGCCCAAAAGTGAACCATGTCGATTCCACTCATTCCAATCTTCCCTCAAAAGTGGAAACTAATGCTGATGGTGTACTAAGAGTTGGAGTAGAATTTGAATCCGACGAACATGCCTACAGATTTTACAATAAATATGCTAGGCTGTCAGGTTTTAGTGTTCGGAAAGATTGGATAAACAGGAGTAAGATACATGGTCAGGTGGTTTCTAGAAAGTTTACATGTTCAAAAGAAGGTTACAGGCGGAAAGACCAAGGAGATGTTATTGTAAAGAAGCACAGGAAGGAAACAAGGACTGGTTGCTTGGCACATATGATCATTACCCGCAAACCTAATGGTAAATACCGGGTTAGTCATTTTGAAGCAAACCACAATCATGATAATATAACCCCTTACAATGGTCGTGCATTACAATTGCAGAAGGACCCGTGCTTTGTTCATGCTTCTGAAACCGAGCAGCCTAACAATTTAGAAACACAAAACCCTGCCTTTGATTTGACGAGTAAAATCTTAGTGCGTGAATCTCTTGACTGTCTTACTGTGGATTATGTCAATCACCTAAGATCTGAAAGGGTGAGAGATATGAAAGAGGGAGAGGCAGGTTGTTTGTTGCATTATTTTCAGAAGCAGCACTTTGAAAATCCATCATTCTTTTACGCAATACAGCTTGATATTAATGATAGGGTAAGCAACATATTTTGGACTGATGATAATATGGTTGTGGACTACAATTATTTTGGTGATGTGGTTCTTTTGGACATGAGATTTCGAACAAACAAAGACTATAAGCCATTTGTACAGTTTATAGGTGTTAACCATCATAATCATGCTCTGATCTTTTCTGCAGCACTTCTTTACGATGATACTGTTGAATCTCTTAGGTGGTTATTTCATACTTTTTTAGAAGCAATGTCTGGGAAGAAGCCGAAGGTCATTCTCACTGATCAAGATGCAACAGTTGTTGAAGCAGTTGGTTCTATCCTACCAGAAACAGATCACCATATATGTGTCTATCAGATGCACCAGAATACCCTAAAACACCTTAGCCACATAGTGAAGGATGCTGATGCCTTTTCCAATGATTTTAGAAGTTGTATTTATGATCACAATGATGAGGATGATTTCATTCATGCTTGGGAAGCTATGCTAGATAAATATAACCTCAAGCAAAATGAGTGGTTGAGGTGGATGTATCGAGAAAAGGAGAAATGGGCTGTGGTATATGGCAAGAATAGATTTTTTATTGACATGAAATGTTCACATTTAGGTGAGAGCTTATCTAACAAGTTGAGAAGTTATCTCAACGCTGACCAGGATGTGCTTCAATTTTTCAAGCACTTTGAGAGGGTGATGGATGAGCAACGCCACAAAGAAATCAAAGCTACTCATAAAATGAGCCACTGCAAGCCAGAATTGATGGGCAATGTGATTTTGTTAAAGCATGCAAGTGAAATCTATACACCAAAGGCATTTGAAGTATTTCAGCATGAGTATGAACAGTGTTTGAATGTTGTTGCTAATCAGTGTAGTCAAAATGGATATTTATCTGAATACAAAGTTAATACTTTCGGAAAAAGTCAAGAATATATTGTAACATTTGATTCTTCAGATGATTCAGTCATTTGCAGTTGTATGAAGTTTGAATATGTTGGGTTTCTTTGTAGTCATGCACTAAGAGTGCTTGATCATAGGAATATAACGGTGGTTCCGTCCCGATATATATTAAGGAGATGGACGAAAGATGCAAGGATTGGATGTGCTCAAGACGATAGTGATTTTATCATACAAGAAAATCCTAAGTTGGTAGCAGCAAGACGTTATAGAGATATGTGTCGTAGCATACTCAATTTGTCTGCCAGAGCAGCTGAATCTTATGATGCATTCCATTTTGCTTCAAGGCAACTGAATGAAACAATCGAAGGGGTGGAGAAGATCTTGGCACAAAAAGCTGAGGATGCTCAAGTTATTGCCTCAAGTAGCAGTGCTGCAAGTGCTTCCGATAGTGAAAACGTAGAGATTTTCCTAGATGGAAATGCCATTGATGACCAGGAAAAAAGTTGCAGAAGACAGAGTAAAAAGGAAAATGAGGCTACTGAGCGACATAGACATAAACAGAAAAGCATTTTGCAGAGAGGCTTGAAGAATAGAAGAATTCAGAATGAGGGATCAAACTCGCCAAACACAATTACCTGCATTTCTAGTTCCTCACCAACAAATGTTTCACCGCAAGCCTCTGTCTCTGCTCCTGTTATGCAG AGGTTATTCAACTTCGAAGCCAATCAAGTTGTCCAGTGCATAGACCAAGAGTCTAATTTGGGTATCGAGCAAACGCCCCATGCTGAAGTTTACCAAAATCCTAACTTCTATACAGATCAACATGGCTCGCCAAACCAAACTCAATTACTCCAG GCTATGGAACTTGACATTCAACCTTCACATTCATCTTCATTTTTGCTTTATGATGACCGAGATAGAACTTATTGA